One genomic segment of Actinoplanes ianthinogenes includes these proteins:
- a CDS encoding response regulator transcription factor: MRVVIAEDLFLLRDGLVRLVQSYGHEVVAAVDSGPATLDALLKERPDVAVVDVRLPPTFSDEGLQAALAARREIPGLPVLILSQHVEQLYAGELLADARGGVGYQLKDRVLDADQFMDALTRVAAGGTALDPAVVAKLLGRPRRADPLATLTDRERSVLALMAEGISNTAIAARLFLSEGAISKYTTTIFAKLNLHPDDDTNRRVRAVLTYLNATNADA; this comes from the coding sequence ATGCGTGTTGTGATCGCTGAAGACCTGTTTCTGTTGCGGGACGGCCTGGTGCGCCTGGTCCAGTCCTACGGGCACGAGGTGGTGGCCGCCGTCGACAGCGGCCCGGCCACCCTGGACGCGCTGCTCAAGGAGCGTCCCGACGTCGCCGTCGTGGACGTCCGCCTGCCCCCGACCTTCTCCGACGAGGGCTTGCAGGCGGCGCTCGCGGCCCGTCGGGAGATCCCCGGTCTGCCCGTGCTGATCCTCTCCCAGCACGTCGAGCAGCTCTACGCCGGCGAGTTGCTGGCCGACGCCCGCGGCGGCGTCGGATATCAGCTCAAGGACCGCGTCCTCGACGCCGACCAGTTCATGGACGCCCTCACCCGGGTCGCCGCCGGCGGCACCGCCCTGGACCCGGCCGTGGTCGCCAAGCTGCTGGGCCGCCCCCGCCGAGCCGACCCCCTGGCCACCCTGACCGACCGCGAACGATCAGTCCTCGCCCTGATGGCCGAGGGCATCTCCAACACGGCGATCGCCGCCCGGCTGTTCCTGAGCGAGGGCGCCATCAGCAAATACACCACGACCATCTTCGCCAAACTCAACCTCCACCCGGACGACGACACCAACCGCCGAGTCCGAGCCGTCCTCACCTACCTGAACGCGACCAATGCCGATGCCTGA